In Thiovibrio frasassiensis, one DNA window encodes the following:
- the glgB gene encoding 1,4-alpha-glucan branching protein GlgB gives MSSDINSEINRIIASEHHDPFQVLGFHVLELETPSSVIRTFQPNANTCWLIANGEKKEMYKTRPEGFFEIVIPHCSEPFPYEYEASFYDENLHTFKDPYRFLPQMTEYDRYLFNNGTNYEIYNSLGAQLVTIDGVSGTIFRVWAPSAKRVSILGNFNYWDGRVHQMRVLGHSGIWELFLPDIGQGEPYKYEIKTQHDALLEKADPFQFFSEIRPKTASIVWGLDGYTWNDAPWLKERQERRSYEQPMSTYEVHLASWRRDPADPSRILSYQELAGSLIPYVKEMGFTHIELMPIMEHPLDESWGYQVTGYYAVTSRHGTPQDFMYFVDQCHQHGIGVILDWVPSHFPSDGHALSRFDGTALYEHEDPRQGAHPEWGTLIFNYGRKEVQNFLIANALFWMDKFHIDGLRVDAVASMLYLDYARNEGDWVPNIYGGKENIDAIEFIKHMNAIIHSRYPDILMIAEESTSFYGVSKPLDWGGLGFGYKWNMGWMNDILGYFSKEPIFRKYHHNALTFSLLYAFTENFILPMSHDEVVHGKRSLLFKMPGDMWQKFANLRLLFFFLWTHPGKKLLFMGAEFGQISEWYCKVSLDWHLTEQNTMHQQLQKYVQQLNAVYKETRPLWEIDFSFDGFRWMDFKDVDNSIVAFCRQGKNPKDHVVCLLNFTPQVLHDYKLGVPGPGWYQEILSTDTAEFGGSNVFNPDRKQAIAEPFGEAPCHILVSVPPLGGIMVKPV, from the coding sequence AACACCTGCTGGCTCATTGCCAACGGGGAAAAAAAGGAGATGTACAAGACTCGGCCGGAAGGTTTTTTCGAAATTGTCATCCCTCATTGCAGTGAACCGTTTCCCTATGAGTACGAAGCATCCTTTTACGATGAAAACCTGCATACCTTCAAGGACCCGTACCGCTTCCTGCCCCAGATGACCGAGTACGACCGTTACCTCTTCAACAACGGCACCAACTACGAAATTTATAATAGCCTTGGCGCACAGCTCGTCACCATCGACGGAGTCAGCGGGACCATCTTTCGGGTTTGGGCACCGAGCGCCAAGCGAGTCAGCATCCTGGGCAACTTTAATTACTGGGACGGCCGAGTGCATCAGATGCGGGTCCTGGGCCATTCCGGCATCTGGGAACTGTTTCTCCCGGACATCGGCCAGGGAGAACCGTACAAATACGAGATCAAGACCCAACACGACGCGCTTCTCGAAAAGGCAGACCCCTTTCAGTTCTTCTCGGAGATCCGGCCGAAAACCGCCTCAATCGTCTGGGGGTTGGACGGCTATACCTGGAATGACGCCCCCTGGCTTAAGGAACGGCAAGAACGAAGAAGCTACGAGCAGCCCATGTCCACCTATGAGGTCCACCTGGCCTCCTGGCGGCGCGATCCGGCAGACCCCTCGCGGATCCTTTCCTATCAGGAGCTGGCTGGCTCCCTGATCCCCTATGTCAAGGAAATGGGCTTCACCCATATCGAGCTGATGCCCATCATGGAGCATCCCCTGGATGAATCCTGGGGCTATCAGGTGACCGGCTATTATGCGGTGACCAGCCGCCACGGTACGCCCCAGGACTTCATGTACTTCGTGGACCAGTGCCACCAGCATGGGATCGGGGTTATCCTCGACTGGGTACCCTCCCATTTCCCCTCCGACGGCCATGCCTTGAGCCGCTTCGACGGCACCGCCCTCTACGAACACGAAGACCCCAGGCAGGGCGCGCATCCCGAATGGGGCACCCTGATCTTCAACTACGGCCGCAAAGAGGTGCAGAACTTCCTCATTGCCAACGCCCTCTTCTGGATGGACAAATTCCACATCGACGGGTTGCGGGTCGATGCGGTGGCCTCCATGCTCTACCTCGACTATGCCCGCAATGAAGGGGACTGGGTCCCGAACATCTATGGCGGCAAGGAAAACATCGACGCCATCGAGTTCATCAAACACATGAACGCCATCATCCACAGCCGCTATCCCGACATCCTGATGATCGCCGAGGAGTCAACCAGCTTCTACGGGGTTTCCAAGCCCCTGGACTGGGGCGGCCTGGGCTTTGGCTACAAATGGAACATGGGCTGGATGAACGACATCCTGGGCTATTTCAGCAAGGAACCGATCTTCCGCAAATACCACCACAATGCCCTCACCTTTTCCCTGCTCTACGCCTTCACCGAGAACTTCATCCTGCCCATGTCCCATGACGAGGTGGTGCACGGCAAGCGCTCCCTGCTCTTCAAGATGCCCGGCGACATGTGGCAGAAATTCGCCAACCTGCGGCTGCTCTTCTTCTTCCTCTGGACCCATCCGGGCAAGAAGCTTCTCTTCATGGGGGCGGAATTCGGCCAGATCTCCGAGTGGTACTGCAAGGTAAGCCTGGACTGGCATCTGACCGAACAGAACACCATGCACCAGCAGCTGCAGAAATACGTTCAGCAGTTGAATGCGGTCTACAAGGAGACCCGCCCCCTCTGGGAGATCGATTTCTCCTTCGACGGCTTTCGCTGGATGGATTTCAAGGATGTGGACAACAGCATCGTTGCTTTCTGCCGTCAGGGCAAAAACCCGAAGGACCATGTGGTCTGCCTGCTCAACTTCACCCCCCAGGTGCTGCACGACTATAAGCTCGGGGTGCCTGGACCGGGTTGGTACCAGGAGATCCTCTCCACGGATACCGCCGAATTCGGGGGCAGCAATGTCTTCAATCCGGATCGCAAGCAGGCCATTGCCGAGCCCTTCGGCGAGGCCCCCTGCCATATCCTGGTCTCGGTTCCGCCTCTGGGCGGCATCATGGTAAAACCGGTGTAA